The Alphaproteobacteria bacterium genome contains a region encoding:
- the flgH gene encoding flagellar basal body L-ring protein FlgH gives MSVMSNKPRLPASLPIALLSVLLGSCSALDRLKNVGEQPALSAIENPTAQPGYKPVQMPMPAPQPATYSPNSLWRNGSRAFFKDQRAMQVGDILTVKVKITDNAKFENETSRSRTNKEDSGVTDFIGSKTITNPATSILPGRILTADSTASSDGKGSVNRQEALLTNVAAVVTQTLPNGNLVVEGKQEVRVNFEVRELIVAGIVRPEDIESDNTIDSTKIAQARIAYGGRGQITDVQQPRYGQQVLDVLLPF, from the coding sequence ATGAGTGTCATGTCGAACAAACCGCGTTTGCCTGCATCTCTGCCGATCGCCCTGCTGTCCGTATTGCTCGGAAGTTGCTCTGCGCTCGATCGCCTGAAGAATGTCGGCGAGCAGCCTGCGCTCTCGGCAATCGAAAATCCGACGGCGCAGCCCGGCTACAAGCCGGTGCAGATGCCGATGCCGGCGCCGCAGCCTGCCACCTACAGTCCGAATTCGCTCTGGCGCAACGGTTCGCGCGCCTTCTTCAAGGACCAGCGCGCCATGCAGGTCGGCGACATCCTGACCGTGAAGGTGAAGATCACCGACAACGCGAAATTCGAGAACGAGACCAGCCGCAGCCGGACCAACAAGGAAGACTCGGGCGTTACCGATTTCATCGGCAGCAAGACCATCACGAATCCCGCGACATCGATCCTGCCCGGCAGGATCCTGACCGCGGACTCGACCGCGAGCAGCGACGGCAAGGGTTCGGTCAACCGCCAGGAAGCCCTGCTCACCAACGTGGCGGCCGTCGTCACGCAAACGCTCCCGAACGGCAATCTGGTGGTCGAGGGCAAGCAGGAAGTGCGCGTCAACTTCGAGGTGCGCGAACTGATCGTCGCCGGCATCGTGCGGCCGGAGGACATCGAGAGCGACAACACGATCGACTCGACCAAGATCGCGCAGGCGCGGATCGCCTATGGCGGCCGCGGCCAGATCACCGACGTGCAGCAGCCGCGCTACGGCCAGCAGGTGCTCGACGTGCTGCTGCCGTTCTGA
- a CDS encoding DUF1801 domain-containing protein, which yields MAATTPVKKTNTAKDGDSSARLIDARIKKLADWRGETLARVRQLIKEADPDAVEEVKWRKPSNGMLGVPVWEHDGIVCTGETYKAAVKLTFANGAALDDPSGLFNSSLEGNVRRAIDIHEGETINEKALKALIRAAVALNAAKRKSKGARRAS from the coding sequence ATGGCTGCCACAACACCCGTGAAGAAGACGAACACCGCGAAGGACGGTGACTCTTCTGCGCGGCTGATCGACGCGCGGATCAAGAAGCTCGCCGATTGGCGCGGCGAGACGCTGGCGCGGGTCCGACAACTCATCAAGGAGGCCGACCCCGACGCGGTCGAGGAGGTGAAATGGCGCAAGCCGTCGAACGGAATGCTCGGCGTTCCGGTGTGGGAGCACGACGGCATCGTCTGCACCGGCGAGACCTACAAGGCCGCCGTGAAGCTCACCTTCGCCAACGGCGCCGCGCTGGACGATCCCTCAGGGCTCTTCAACTCCAGCCTCGAAGGCAATGTGCGGCGCGCCATCGATATCCATGAGGGTGAGACCATCAACGAAAAGGCGTTGAAGGCGCTGATCCGCGCCGCCGTCGCGCTGAACGCCGCGAAAAGGAAATCGAAGGGGGCTCGGCGAGCGTCGTGA